One genomic region from Cyanobium usitatum str. Tous encodes:
- a CDS encoding RNB domain-containing ribonuclease produces the protein MKFTVADLLDQLPAQEALPLTKLEKALGISQKAEKQQLQIGLDGLSRLGLLEVSEAGVARREDPELIAARLRCSSKGFCFALREDGGEDIYIRDHQLNHAWNGDRVLVKVTREGGRRRSPEGGVQCVLERHTTSLLAQVEQQDERLVATPLDDRLLTAVELPAGDAAHLNAEQASVVEVLVDRYPVGQFAPQGHVARSLPVNGGEAADLDLLLTKHRLHSRPQPPRATLKALAAKERTDLTAQAALLLEPWSGKEAPALPALAIEERDGGWTLWVHTPAIAERFSAGSTLDTWLRNQADAYCTGNQWLPLLSPALAKASAFKVGEVQAALSVALELGADGSLEHYRFSRSQINPVAAVGLEALNALAERKPKSRTVPAALKGLKEQLGPLEQLIAVTGLLRQRRQAAGSLDLNLPLPAIDSLGDLAVPGPDSALAGWLVSLEPHHPLALLREAVLLADQALGQHLATLELPAIYATNALADPSDLNDVARAALALDIPLELSEEGNASAAELAAAFAGTDRSRALQQQLQAILKPIQLSTSPGPHALAGLLEEGAALAPWCCPTLHYSDLWNQQLLVLLLTEGKDRPSVRHKTTVDLASDACHGAIDWPLLAPSQLTPYLEVQEHGLVQRLNGRRRFLSELQADLLAMLQARQAEPLVGQVLPGVISGVQSYGFFVEVPPSQVEGLVHVSSLKDDWYEYRSRQNRLVGRKNRRTYMLGDQVEVEIQKVDALRHQIDLAVVLPEGYEGEPADSYPQTQDQDQDQDDIDPFAPIAVLSEV, from the coding sequence ATGAAGTTCACGGTCGCCGACCTGCTCGACCAGCTGCCCGCCCAGGAAGCCCTGCCGCTGACAAAGCTGGAAAAAGCCCTGGGCATTAGCCAAAAAGCTGAAAAGCAGCAGCTTCAGATCGGCCTCGACGGCCTCAGCCGCCTTGGCCTGCTGGAGGTCAGTGAGGCCGGCGTCGCCCGCCGCGAAGACCCTGAACTGATCGCCGCACGGCTGCGTTGCTCCAGCAAAGGCTTCTGCTTTGCCCTGCGCGAAGACGGTGGCGAAGACATCTACATCCGCGATCACCAGCTCAACCACGCCTGGAACGGCGATCGGGTGCTGGTGAAGGTGACCCGCGAGGGCGGACGCCGTCGCTCTCCTGAGGGCGGGGTGCAGTGCGTTCTTGAGCGCCACACCACCTCCCTGCTGGCCCAAGTCGAGCAACAGGATGAGCGTCTGGTGGCCACCCCCCTTGACGACCGCCTGCTTACGGCGGTTGAGCTGCCAGCTGGTGACGCCGCCCATCTCAATGCCGAACAGGCCTCGGTGGTGGAAGTGTTGGTGGACCGCTACCCGGTGGGGCAGTTCGCCCCCCAGGGCCACGTAGCTCGCAGCCTGCCTGTTAACGGGGGGGAAGCAGCCGACCTCGACCTGCTGCTGACCAAGCACCGGCTCCACAGCCGCCCCCAACCACCGCGGGCAACCCTTAAAGCGCTGGCCGCCAAGGAGCGCACCGACCTCACCGCCCAGGCCGCCCTGCTGCTGGAACCATGGAGCGGCAAGGAAGCCCCCGCTCTGCCAGCCCTGGCCATTGAGGAGCGCGACGGCGGCTGGACCCTGTGGGTGCACACCCCAGCCATCGCTGAGCGCTTCAGCGCCGGCAGCACCCTGGACACCTGGCTTCGCAACCAGGCTGACGCTTACTGCACCGGAAACCAGTGGCTACCGCTGCTGAGTCCAGCCCTGGCCAAGGCCAGTGCCTTCAAGGTGGGCGAGGTGCAGGCAGCCCTGTCGGTGGCCCTGGAGCTGGGCGCTGACGGCAGCCTTGAGCACTACCGCTTCAGCCGCAGCCAGATCAATCCCGTGGCGGCAGTCGGGTTGGAAGCACTGAATGCCCTGGCGGAGCGCAAACCCAAGAGCCGCACCGTGCCAGCGGCGCTCAAGGGGCTGAAGGAGCAGCTGGGCCCGCTGGAGCAGCTCATCGCTGTCACTGGCCTGCTGCGCCAACGGCGGCAAGCGGCGGGTTCCCTCGACCTCAACCTGCCCCTGCCCGCCATCGACAGCCTGGGAGATCTGGCGGTGCCCGGCCCCGACAGCGCCCTGGCTGGCTGGCTCGTGAGCCTGGAACCCCACCATCCCCTGGCCCTGCTGCGCGAAGCGGTGCTGCTGGCCGATCAGGCCCTAGGCCAGCACCTGGCAACCTTGGAACTGCCGGCGATCTATGCCACCAATGCCCTGGCGGACCCCAGCGACCTCAACGACGTTGCCCGGGCTGCTCTGGCCCTCGACATCCCGCTGGAGCTGAGCGAAGAGGGCAATGCCAGTGCGGCCGAATTGGCCGCCGCCTTCGCTGGCACCGACCGCAGCCGGGCCCTGCAGCAGCAACTGCAGGCCATCCTCAAACCGATCCAGCTCAGCACCAGCCCCGGCCCCCATGCCCTGGCGGGCCTGCTGGAAGAGGGGGCAGCCCTTGCTCCCTGGTGCTGCCCAACCCTGCACTACTCAGATCTGTGGAACCAGCAGCTGCTGGTGCTGCTGCTCACCGAGGGCAAGGACCGCCCCAGCGTGCGCCACAAAACCACCGTCGACCTGGCCTCCGATGCCTGCCACGGCGCCATCGACTGGCCGCTGCTGGCCCCCAGCCAGCTAACTCCCTACCTGGAAGTTCAGGAGCACGGGCTGGTGCAGCGTCTCAATGGCCGGCGCCGCTTTTTATCTGAACTGCAGGCCGACCTGCTGGCCATGCTCCAGGCCCGCCAGGCCGAGCCCTTGGTGGGGCAGGTGCTTCCTGGGGTAATCAGCGGCGTGCAGAGCTACGGCTTCTTCGTGGAGGTGCCCCCTTCCCAGGTGGAAGGCCTGGTGCACGTCAGCTCCCTCAAGGACGACTGGTACGAATACCGCTCCCGCCAAAACCGCCTCGTGGGGCGCAAAAACCGCCGCACCTACATGCTGGGTGACCAGGTGGAGGTGGAGA
- a CDS encoding TMEM165/GDT1 family protein — translation MPFALLASTFATVFLAELGDKTQLAIVTISGTSTRPGAVFAGSSAALVLASLLGAAAGGSLSAVIPTNALQLAASVGFLVIGVRLIQRSSSPEAEEASAD, via the coding sequence ATGCCCTTCGCCCTGCTCGCTTCCACCTTCGCCACTGTGTTTTTGGCTGAGCTGGGAGACAAAACCCAGCTGGCCATCGTGACTATCAGTGGCACCTCAACCCGCCCAGGAGCCGTATTTGCCGGCAGTTCCGCTGCCCTGGTGCTGGCCAGCCTGCTGGGCGCAGCCGCCGGCGGCTCCCTATCCGCCGTAATCCCCACCAATGCCCTGCAGCTGGCAGCCTCCGTTGGCTTTCTGGTGATCGGAGTACGCCTGATCCAGCGATCGAGCAGCCCGGAAGCCGAAGAAGCGTCAGCTGACTAA
- a CDS encoding TMEM165/GDT1 family protein, protein MSSEPDPSTSRAGSWGAVFLTTFTTVFLAELGDKTQLAALLLSAQSGRPVVVFVGASLALISSSLVGVLLGRWLAKVMPPQQLERLAGILMVALGLWLGRQAVLGLVPSPSDLPLS, encoded by the coding sequence ATGAGCAGCGAACCCGATCCCAGCACCAGCCGGGCAGGCAGTTGGGGTGCCGTCTTCCTAACCACCTTCACCACGGTCTTCCTGGCTGAGCTTGGGGACAAGACCCAGCTCGCCGCCCTCCTGCTCTCTGCCCAATCAGGCAGGCCAGTTGTCGTGTTTGTTGGTGCCTCCCTGGCCCTGATCAGCTCCAGCCTGGTGGGGGTGTTACTGGGCCGCTGGCTGGCCAAGGTGATGCCGCCACAGCAGTTGGAGCGCCTGGCGGGAATCCTGATGGTGGCCCTGGGCCTGTGGCTGGGCCGGCAAGCCGTACTGGGCCTAGTGCCCAGCCCCTCCGACCTTCCCCTCTCCTAA
- a CDS encoding YkgJ family cysteine cluster protein — protein sequence MARDDRAHWGCISGCGACCRLDPSLRQEAIEALSPEQQEQYLAMVGPDGWCINFNTGSRSCRIYADRPDFCNVANLVQLFGTVDDPGAGDRLAIGCCLQQIRSEYGGRGRVMKRFRRAIRKRL from the coding sequence ATGGCAAGGGACGATCGGGCCCATTGGGGATGTATCAGCGGCTGCGGAGCCTGCTGCCGGCTGGATCCCAGTCTGCGTCAGGAAGCAATCGAGGCGCTCAGCCCAGAGCAGCAGGAGCAGTATCTGGCCATGGTGGGCCCCGATGGCTGGTGCATCAACTTCAACACCGGCTCCCGTAGTTGCCGCATCTATGCGGACCGGCCTGACTTCTGCAACGTGGCCAACCTGGTGCAGCTGTTTGGCACGGTTGATGATCCAGGTGCCGGCGACCGCCTGGCTATCGGCTGCTGCCTGCAGCAAATTCGCAGCGAATACGGGGGCCGTGGCAGGGTAATGAAGCGCTTTAGGCGTGCCATACGGAAACGTTTATGA
- the psb30 gene encoding photosystem II reaction center protein Ycf12/Psb30: MGRWDRPLTCAHSDYCSAAATSMGIDFHLIANFAALALITLAGPAVIFVLFYRRGAL; this comes from the coding sequence ATGGGCCGCTGGGATCGACCCCTAACCTGTGCCCACAGCGACTACTGCTCTGCGGCAGCAACCTCCATGGGTATCGACTTCCACCTGATCGCCAATTTTGCCGCCCTGGCGCTGATCACCCTGGCCGGTCCTGCCGTGATCTTCGTGCTCTTCTACCGCCGCGGCGCCCTCTGA
- a CDS encoding chloride channel protein — MALPLNRGQLYFLLQLLLLGLLVGLACWPLNLVDHVQDLLLQQLPNFAGGAWTLQGLAIALAPVLVMPALLWLQAGPWARGAGSGIPQTIESLEDPDQAAALMAPFATVARLCLWSAASLALLPLGREGPVVQLGAAVAHGLRQRFPRLLTKLSTQSLMAIGAGAGLAGGFNSPLMGAVFVVEELTGRFQTAVLWPAVVVCSAAALVSNLAGTPLFTLGMVQSTQPEWQQLLWALPVGVGGGLLGGLFSRILWRSSALLRQRVRQRPLAWGLGLGLALGLIAVASGGWSGGDGEALMAQLPEGRGSLPVPGSPLSVIGWLLLVAARLVAPILALAAGIPGGLIDPAFAIGALFGSGSLELLGGSSQLGLALGMAAALAGATQLPLMTVLFALRMAGDQQWLFGILLSAVVGAYVGRQIQPEPIYHALWNLGRSGDQRAPRR; from the coding sequence ATGGCCTTGCCCCTAAACCGCGGCCAGCTCTACTTCCTGTTGCAGCTCCTGCTGTTGGGGCTGCTGGTGGGCTTGGCTTGCTGGCCCCTGAATCTGGTGGACCACGTCCAGGATCTGCTGCTGCAGCAGCTGCCGAACTTTGCCGGCGGGGCTTGGACGCTGCAGGGCCTGGCGATCGCCCTGGCGCCGGTGCTGGTGATGCCAGCCCTACTTTGGCTTCAGGCAGGCCCCTGGGCCCGGGGTGCGGGCTCGGGCATACCCCAAACGATCGAGAGCCTCGAGGATCCCGACCAGGCCGCCGCTTTGATGGCACCCTTCGCCACCGTGGCAAGGCTCTGCCTCTGGTCGGCGGCCAGCCTGGCCCTGCTGCCCCTCGGCCGCGAGGGGCCCGTAGTGCAGTTGGGTGCGGCAGTGGCCCACGGCCTGCGGCAACGCTTCCCCCGCTTGCTGACCAAACTCAGCACCCAGAGCCTGATGGCAATCGGCGCTGGCGCTGGCCTGGCGGGGGGCTTTAACAGCCCGCTGATGGGAGCTGTGTTTGTGGTGGAGGAACTCACAGGACGCTTCCAAACAGCCGTGCTGTGGCCGGCAGTAGTGGTCTGCTCAGCGGCAGCCCTGGTGAGCAACCTCGCAGGCACACCACTTTTCACCCTGGGCATGGTTCAAAGCACCCAGCCGGAATGGCAGCAACTGCTCTGGGCCCTGCCCGTAGGGGTGGGTGGCGGCCTGCTGGGCGGCCTGTTCAGCCGCATCCTCTGGCGGAGCTCAGCCCTGCTGCGCCAGCGAGTGCGGCAACGGCCCCTGGCCTGGGGGCTGGGGCTGGGCCTAGCCCTTGGCCTAATCGCCGTGGCCAGCGGTGGCTGGAGCGGTGGCGATGGTGAAGCGCTGATGGCTCAGCTGCCTGAAGGCCGCGGCAGCTTGCCGGTGCCCGGCTCGCCCCTCAGCGTCATCGGCTGGCTACTGCTGGTGGCAGCCCGACTGGTGGCGCCAATTTTGGCCTTGGCAGCGGGAATACCGGGCGGCCTGATTGATCCAGCCTTCGCCATTGGTGCCCTGTTTGGCAGCGGCAGCCTGGAGCTCCTGGGGGGCAGCAGCCAGCTTGGCCTGGCCCTAGGCATGGCGGCAGCCCTAGCCGGGGCTACCCAGTTGCCCCTGATGACGGTGCTGTTTGCCCTGCGCATGGCAGGGGATCAGCAGTGGCTCTTCGGCATCCTGCTGAGCGCCGTGGTGGGTGCCTATGTGGGCCGCCAGATCCAGCCTGAGCCGATTTATCACGCCCTCTGGAACCTCGGCAGAAGTGGCGATCAGAGGGCGCCGCGGCGGTAG
- the recJ gene encoding single-stranded-DNA-specific exonuclease RecJ, with translation MLPALHEQRWHLPAPLAPGALQAAPSTDPLPEPLLALLSRRGFTSPEAIAALLDPEAAPAAGRHFPDLAKAVARLKRACSQGEAVAICGDYDADGMTSTALLVGVLQRLGARPIAAIPSRMDDGYGLNAAMVEKLAEQGVALLVTVDNGVSALEALERAEALGVEAILTDHHTIPDPLPPHLALLHPQRTPPGSPYRGLAGVGLAYVLAAALCQSLRHTDGQQIALNLFCIGTIADMAPLVGVNRRWLIDGLPELGRSPLVGLQALQQLAGLDETPLDAQAVGFQIAPRINAVGRLGDPQLVVELLTTEDPSRALALARDCEALNRQRRDLCTAIEAEALALLEADGPQRPAFLLLAQNHWHHGVIGIVAARLVERFGLPAALLAGEGNGRLRASVRAPRGFAVDGALQQCAPLLERFGGHPAAGGFTVRAEQVAALHEQLNQLAQTWLQQAGHGTPVEPEALLSFEQINRSFYRQLQRLEPFGIGHPQPVFWSQGCQVAAQKLLRGGHLQLELRQGEASLRAMGWRWQGETNLPGLVDVAYRLRLDSWQGEERLQLELVGLRASAGGAFDGGEVVLQHHNRTYWCRRKGAGLVVRNAAGDELTSAEGASHDHPYVRALMQDAALALGLVA, from the coding sequence TTGCTGCCAGCCCTCCATGAGCAACGCTGGCACCTGCCCGCTCCCTTGGCGCCTGGCGCCCTGCAGGCAGCGCCGTCCACCGATCCCCTGCCCGAACCGCTGCTGGCGCTGCTGAGCCGCCGCGGCTTCACCAGCCCTGAGGCCATCGCCGCCCTGCTGGATCCGGAGGCGGCACCGGCGGCCGGGCGCCACTTCCCCGACCTGGCCAAGGCGGTAGCGCGGCTGAAGCGCGCCTGCAGCCAGGGGGAAGCAGTGGCGATCTGCGGCGACTACGACGCCGACGGCATGACCAGCACGGCCTTGCTGGTGGGGGTGCTGCAGCGCCTTGGCGCCAGGCCGATCGCGGCGATCCCCAGCCGCATGGATGACGGCTACGGCCTCAACGCCGCCATGGTGGAGAAGCTGGCGGAGCAGGGGGTCGCCCTGCTGGTGACCGTCGACAACGGCGTGTCTGCCCTGGAGGCCCTGGAGCGGGCCGAAGCCCTTGGCGTCGAGGCGATCCTCACGGACCACCACACGATTCCCGATCCGCTGCCGCCGCACCTGGCCCTGCTGCATCCCCAGCGCACCCCACCCGGATCCCCCTATCGGGGCCTGGCGGGGGTGGGGCTGGCCTACGTGCTGGCGGCGGCGCTCTGCCAAAGCCTGCGGCACACCGACGGCCAGCAGATTGCCCTCAATCTGTTTTGTATCGGCACGATCGCCGACATGGCCCCGCTGGTGGGGGTGAACCGGCGCTGGCTCATCGACGGCCTGCCCGAGCTGGGCCGCAGCCCCCTGGTGGGGCTCCAGGCCCTGCAACAGCTAGCTGGCCTCGACGAGACACCCCTCGATGCCCAGGCGGTGGGCTTCCAGATCGCGCCGCGCATCAACGCCGTCGGCCGGCTTGGTGATCCCCAGCTGGTGGTGGAGTTGCTCACCACCGAAGATCCAAGCCGGGCCCTGGCCCTGGCCCGCGATTGCGAAGCGCTCAACCGCCAGCGCCGCGACCTCTGCACCGCCATCGAAGCCGAGGCCCTGGCCCTGCTCGAGGCCGATGGTCCCCAGCGCCCGGCCTTCCTGCTGCTGGCCCAGAACCACTGGCACCACGGCGTGATCGGCATCGTGGCCGCCCGGCTGGTGGAGCGCTTCGGCCTGCCCGCCGCCCTGCTCGCTGGCGAGGGCAACGGCCGCCTGCGGGCCTCGGTGCGGGCGCCCCGGGGCTTTGCGGTGGATGGGGCCCTGCAGCAGTGCGCGCCCCTGCTGGAGCGCTTCGGCGGCCACCCCGCCGCCGGGGGCTTCACCGTGCGCGCCGAGCAGGTGGCCGCCCTGCACGAGCAGCTCAACCAACTGGCCCAAACCTGGCTGCAGCAGGCAGGCCATGGCACCCCGGTAGAGCCGGAAGCCCTGCTCAGCTTTGAGCAGATCAACCGCAGCTTCTACCGCCAGCTGCAACGGCTCGAGCCCTTCGGCATCGGCCACCCCCAGCCCGTGTTCTGGAGCCAGGGCTGCCAGGTGGCGGCCCAGAAGCTGCTGCGCGGAGGCCACCTGCAACTGGAGCTGCGCCAGGGCGAGGCGAGCCTGCGGGCCATGGGCTGGCGCTGGCAGGGTGAAACCAACCTGCCCGGCCTGGTGGATGTGGCCTACCGCCTGCGGCTCGACTCCTGGCAGGGGGAGGAGCGGCTCCAGCTGGAGCTGGTGGGCTTGCGAGCCAGCGCTGGTGGAGCCTTTGATGGTGGTGAGGTGGTGTTGCAACACCACAACCGCACCTACTGGTGTCGCCGCAAGGGGGCGGGGCTGGTGGTGCGCAATGCGGCCGGCGACGAACTCACCAGCGCCGAGGGCGCCAGCCACGACCACCCCTACGTGCGCGCCCTAATGCAAGATGCGGCACTGGCCCTGGGACTGGTGGCCTGA
- a CDS encoding HAD-IA family hydrolase, translating to MALQALLWDVDGTLAETERDGHRLAFNRAFADVGVPLHWDAARYGELLAISGGRERITAALAELLGEPPPPELVAELQARKQDHYGALVAAGELRLRPGVAELIAAAGSAGLSQVIVTTSGRAAVAALVEHLLGGLCQHFAFWVCGEDVARKKPDPEAYQLALQQLGCPACTALALEDSGNGLAAAASAGLACLLTLSHYGSAEPPQRFGRARAVVDQLGAGAAVLRGPACQGGQITLSYVQALLEDSPP from the coding sequence ATGGCCCTGCAAGCCCTGCTCTGGGATGTGGATGGCACCCTGGCGGAGACCGAGCGGGATGGCCATCGCTTGGCCTTCAACCGGGCCTTTGCCGACGTTGGAGTGCCCCTGCATTGGGATGCCGCCCGCTATGGCGAGCTGCTGGCCATCAGCGGTGGCCGGGAGCGGATCACTGCTGCCCTGGCGGAGCTGCTGGGCGAGCCGCCGCCGCCAGAGTTGGTCGCTGAGCTGCAGGCCCGCAAGCAAGACCATTACGGAGCTCTGGTGGCCGCCGGCGAGTTGCGGCTGCGCCCCGGGGTGGCCGAGCTGATCGCTGCGGCTGGCTCGGCTGGCCTGAGCCAGGTGATCGTGACCACCAGCGGTCGCGCCGCGGTGGCGGCCCTGGTGGAGCACCTGCTGGGGGGGCTCTGCCAGCACTTCGCCTTCTGGGTGTGCGGCGAAGATGTGGCCCGCAAGAAGCCTGATCCGGAGGCCTATCAGCTGGCCCTGCAGCAGCTGGGCTGCCCCGCCTGCACCGCGCTGGCCCTGGAAGATTCCGGCAATGGTCTTGCGGCCGCCGCCAGCGCCGGACTGGCCTGCCTGCTCACCCTTAGCCACTACGGCAGTGCCGAACCACCGCAGCGCTTTGGGCGGGCGCGGGCGGTGGTCGATCAGTTGGGCGCTGGGGCGGCCGTGCTGCGGGGGCCCGCTTGTCAGGGCGGGCAGATCACGCTCTCCTATGTCCAGGCCTTGCTGGAGGATTCGCCACCGTGA
- a CDS encoding DUF565 domain-containing protein — protein sequence MTRSNLQPTRFNRAIERLGAQLLGNLRGNWRHRSSVVLALLLGFYAGSNITAYVLMSIPGGRPMAVLATVLLVELVVRVRGRVVRATPGLGWVLVDNLRIGVVYAVVLEAFKLGT from the coding sequence GTGACGCGTTCGAACCTGCAGCCCACCCGCTTCAATCGGGCTATCGAGCGGCTAGGAGCCCAGCTGCTGGGCAATCTGCGTGGCAATTGGCGCCACCGCAGCAGCGTGGTTTTGGCCCTGCTGCTGGGTTTCTACGCCGGCAGCAATATCACGGCCTACGTGCTGATGTCGATCCCTGGTGGGCGCCCGATGGCGGTGCTGGCAACTGTGCTGCTGGTGGAGCTGGTCGTGCGCGTGCGCGGCCGAGTGGTTCGAGCCACGCCCGGACTCGGCTGGGTGCTGGTCGACAACCTGCGCATCGGGGTGGTGTACGCGGTGGTGCTCGAGGCCTTCAAGCTCGGCACCTGA
- a CDS encoding 50S ribosomal protein L32, whose protein sequence is MAVPKKKTSQGKRNQRHATWKGKAAVAAKKALSIGKAVLSGKAQGFIYPVDEEGDDSES, encoded by the coding sequence ATGGCTGTTCCTAAGAAGAAAACTTCCCAGGGCAAGCGCAATCAGCGTCATGCCACCTGGAAGGGCAAGGCTGCTGTGGCAGCTAAGAAAGCTCTCTCCATCGGCAAGGCAGTGCTGAGCGGCAAGGCCCAGGGCTTCATCTATCCCGTGGATGAGGAGGGTGACGACAGCGAAAGCTGA